Proteins found in one Dermochelys coriacea isolate rDerCor1 chromosome 17, rDerCor1.pri.v4, whole genome shotgun sequence genomic segment:
- the OVCA2 gene encoding esterase OVCA2, which yields MSGRKRPPLRLLGLHGYGQNQRSFHERTGALRKALRGRAELVSVSAPHAVPGPEPEPGNAAGRGGNRLPGWGLLGPGGPGARCSLSPQDADPRCWWLPRPREETLGAREEAASCAGLEESLEAVAGAFAAHGPFDGLLGFSQGAALAALLCARKQRGDARFPFEFAIVVAGFESRAAPPSYCQEPIAVPTLHVLGEADRVIPPALSRELAAHFVDPAILTHPGGHFVPASAPQKRAYLEFLAKFLK from the coding sequence ATGTCGGGGCGGAAGCGGCCGCCGCTCCGGCTCCTGGGTCTCCATGGCTACGGCCAGAACCAGCGCAGCTTCCACGAGCGGACCGGGGCGCTGCGCAAAGCGCTGCGGGGCCGCGCGGAGCTGGTGAGCGTGAGCGCGCCCCACGCGGTCCCGgggcccgagcccgagcccggtaacgcggcggggcggggcgggaaccGGCTCCCCGGCTGGGGGCTTCTCGGGCCGGGCGGCCCCGGAGCCCGCTGTTCTCTTTCCCCGCAGGACGCCGATCCCCGCTGCTGGTGGCTCCCCAGGCCTCGGGAGGAGACGCTCGGTGCTCGGGAGGAAGCTGCCTCTTGCGCGGGGCTGGAGGAGTCCCTGGAAGCGGTGGCCGGGGCCTTCGCGGCCCACGGGCCCTTTGACGGGCTGCTGGGCTTCAGCCAGGGCGCGGCGCTGGCGGCCCTTCTGTGCGCCCGGAAGCAGCGCGGAGACGCGCGTTTCCCCTTCGAGTTCGCCATCGTGGTTGCCGGCTTCGAGAGCCGCGCGGCCCCGCCCAGCTACTGCCAGGAGCCCATCGCCGTGCCCACGCTCCATGTGCTGGGGGAGGCGGACCGGGTcatccccccagccctgagcagagAGCTGGCGGCCCACTTCGTTGATCCGGCAATCCTTACCCATCCCGGGGGACACTTTgttcctgcctctgcaccccagaaGAGAGCCTATCTTGAGTTTTTGGCCAAGTTTTTGAAATAA